Below is a genomic region from Silurus meridionalis isolate SWU-2019-XX chromosome 10, ASM1480568v1, whole genome shotgun sequence.
CTGGATGTTGACTGTTACCTGTTGTGATGTTACGGCTAATATAACCTTTGGTGTCATTGAGGTAGGGCTGGCTGTCCTCTACGAGGGAAGGGGGTGTTGGTGAGGTGTTTAGCCCCGAATTGGTTTCTGGAGATGCTGTAGTTGAGTGGTGGATATTTAAAGCGGTCGGTCCGATTGTGGTTGAGGAAACATCAGTGGAAGCCGATTGAGAACCTGTCGTTGGGAATGGAGTGTTCCTTTTTCCCATTGGAGGAGATGCTGTTATCTGCGAGTGATTATGGGACCAGGAGGTGGTTGTGAGGCTATTAGTCTTCACTTGTCCTGTTGTTACATACCCTGTTGTGGTTTTTGGAGGAGTAAGAggagttgaagtgaagggagcATTTGAGGGGCTTAGCTGGGCCGTAGAAAGGGTAGTATGAGCTGTAGTCTCCTCTTTACTACTTTGCAGAATACTTGGCAGAGGTACAGGTATGGTTGTAGTCTCCCCTTTACCACTTGGGATTGTACTCTCTTGTGTACTAATTGGTAGAGTATCTGATAAGAGTGTAGGCATTGTGATAGTTTGTTTTGTACTAATTTTGGGAATACTTGACAGATCAACAGGCAAAATACTTGAGAGAGGGTCAGGTGTGGTTGTAGTCTCTACCGTAATACTATGTGGAGCACTTGAGAGGGGGGCAGACATTGTGGTAGCCTCTCCTGTAATACTTTGCAGACTATTTGGGAGAGGAAAAAACAAGCTTGGAGTTGCTCCTGTCCTACTTTGAGAAGTAATTGTGAGGTGGACAAATGTGGTCGTAGTTTCCAGAGTATCCGAGAAAGGGCCAGGTGTGGTTGATGTGGTATGACCACTACTAATGGTACTAATGGATAAAATTGGCAGGGTTTTAAACTGTGTGGATGTGGAATGACTGATAGTATATCTTCTTGTGATTTCAGCTCCTTGGGAAGAGAATGGTGAGCTTGATGTGACCTGACTGGATAGTTGTAAAGGTGAAAAAGTGGTCCTGAAAGTATGTACAGGTTGGGGCATTGAGCTTGTTTGCCTGTTCGTAAAGCTGAATGAAGGTTGCACAGTACTACTTGGTGGTGGGGATGCCTTTGTGGTAGAAATTATACTAGGGTCCGTTAAGGGATTGGTAACAATACGAGTAGAAATGAGTTGAGATGATCGCTTCAAGGTTGTAGAT
It encodes:
- the LOC124392590 gene encoding mucin-2-like, whose protein sequence is MIVTWRFLSVLSLVSYTKSQCSSTSYYRNCWIRRFPGLHVDADESQRRGAQLLRLYREESAQNCSRACCLTSNFSCNVAVFHYNTTQDSVNCFHLHCPSLQSCALHQRANVILFNVTKGMDPDLLIFGNLFPSNVQVLPHLASLNTSDLSGTDKRQFNRPQVEPSSPAHPTLPATSPKTSTNATTSNISISTPPPLPVYTTQDNQGTLPTSAIQRSTTLKRSSQLISTRIVTNPLTDPSIISTTKASPPPSSTVQPSFSFTNRQTSSMPQPVHTFRTTFSPLQLSSQVTSSSPFSSQGAEITRRYTISHSTSTQFKTLPILSISTISSGHTTSTTPGPFSDTLETTTTFVHLTITSQSRTGATPSLFFPLPNSLQSITGEATTMSAPLSSAPHSITVETTTTPDPLSSILPVDLSSIPKISTKQTITMPTLLSDTLPISTQESTIPSGKGETTTIPVPLPSILQSSKEETTAHTTLSTAQLSPSNAPFTSTPLTPPKTTTGYVTTGQVKTNSLTTTSWSHNHSQITASPPMGKRNTPFPTTGSQSASTDVSSTTIGPTALNIHHSTTASPETNSGLNTSPTPPSLVEDSQPYLNDTKGYISRNITTGNSQHPVSDGGLTQAWHLAANTVLVTLATCAALACGCCCSVLMAASWRGRRRRRKGRYQTTLIGNKGSMRLIKYVFVRESS